A genomic stretch from Juglans microcarpa x Juglans regia isolate MS1-56 chromosome 3S, Jm3101_v1.0, whole genome shotgun sequence includes:
- the LOC121257976 gene encoding putative clathrin assembly protein At2g01600 isoform X2 — MGTLQTWRKAYGAFKDTTTVGLAHVNSDYADLDVAIVKATNHVECPPKERHLRKILVATSAIRPRADVAYCIRALSRRLAKTRNWTVALKTLIVFHRLSREGDPILREELVNFSERGCILQLSNFKDDSSPIAWDCSAWVRTYALFLEERLECYRVLKYDIEAQRLPRPSQGQDKGYSRTRDLDSEDLLEQLPALQQLLYRLLGCRPEGAAVGNYIIQYALALVLKESFKIYCAINDGIINLIDKFFEMPRHEAATAFDVYKRAGQQASSLSDFYTICKGLELARNFQFPVLREPPQSFLTTMEEYIREAPRVVTVPNEPLLQLTYRPEEDSFEETKISSDEPEPAASFNAAVPNVEITQTMTPQKNFETGDLLGLDYNTADTSTIEDRNALALAIVPSDPGTAPTFDSNVVQAKDFDATGWELALVTTPSSNISSVNERQLAGGLDTLILNSLYDEGAYRAAQQPVYGAPTPNPFEVQDPFALSSSIAPPPAVQMGTMAQHQANPFGPYQPTFQQQPPQHIVMASTNPFGDAAFGAFPVNSVAHPQTSNPFGTTGLI; from the exons ATGGGGACGCTACAGACTTGGAGAAAAGCCTATGGCGCCTTCAAAGACACCACCACAGTCGGCCTCGCCCATGTCAACAGCGATTAcgcg GACTTGGATGTGGCCATAGTCAAAGCTACGAACCACGTGGAGTGCCCACCCAAAGAGAGACACCTCAGGA AGATTTTGGTTGCCACGTCCGCGATTCGACCCCGTGCCGACGTTGCTTACTGCATTCGTGCACTTTCCCGTCGATTGGCAAAGACGCGTAACTGGACG GTGGCATTGAAAACACTGATAGTCTTCCATAGACTATCAAGGGAGGGCGATCCTATTTTAAGGGAAGAACTTGTGAATTTTTCAGAGAGAGGGTGCATACTCCAGCTTTCTAATTTCAAGGACGATTCAAGTCCAATTG CTTGGGATTGCTCTGCCTGGGTACGCACTTATGCATTGTTTTTGGAGGAACGACTTGAATGTTATAGAGTTCTTAAGTATGATATCGAAGCTCAACGTCTACCAAGACCTTCCCAAGGGCAGGACAAG GGCTACAGCAGAACTAGGGATTTGGACAGTGAAGATCTTTTGGAGCAATTACCAGCTTTACAGCAACTGCTGTATCGTCTTCTTGGTTGcagg CCAGAAGGAGCAGCTGTTGGTaattatattatacaatatgcTCTGGCTTTG GTACTGAAAGAGAGTTTTAAAATTTACTGTGCAATTAATGATGGGATCATCAATCTTATTGATAAG TTTTTTGAAATGCCACGACATGAAGCTGCCACAGCCTTTGATGTTTATAAACGAGCTGGCCAGCAG GCATCAAGCCTTTCTGACTTCTACACCATTTGCAAAGGATTGGAACTTGCTAGGAACTTCCAGTTTCCTGTTCTTAGAGAG CCTCCACAATCCTTTCTTACAACCATGGAAGAGTATATAAGAGAGGCACCCCGGGTGGTGACTGTTCCAAATGAGCCATTG CTTCAATTGACATACAGACCAGAAGAAGACTCTTTTGAAGAGACAAAAATATCCAGTGATGAACCTGAGCCAGCTGCTTCATTTAATGCTGCTGTACCTAATGTTGAGATTACCCAGACAATGACTCCTCAAAAAAACTTCGAAACTGGTGATCTACTG GGATTGGATTATAACACTGCTGATACATCCACAATCGAAGACAGAAATGCTTTGGCCCTAGCCATAGTTCCGTCAGATCCTG GCACTGCCCCAACATTTGACTCTAATGTTGTTCAAGCAAAAGATTTTGATGCTACTGGATGGGAACTTGCTCTGGTCACCACTCCAAGCAGCAACATTTCATCAGTTAATGAGAGGCAATTG GCTGGTGGATTGGACACCCTCATTCTAAACAGCTTGTATGATGAAGGAGCATATAGAGCTGCGCAACAGCCTGTTTATGGAGCACCAACCCCAAATCCATTCGAGGTACAAGATCCTTTTGCTCTGTCAAGTAGTATTGCTCCACCCCCTGCAGTTCAGATGGGAACGATGGCTCAACATCAGGCCAACCCCTTTGGTCCGTACCAACCTACCTTTCAGCAGCAGCCTCCACAGCACATAGTGATGGCCTCAACTAATCCTTTTGGTGATGCAGCATTTGGTGCATTTCCTGTGAATTCTGTTGCTCACCCACAAACTAGTAACCCATTTGGAACCACTGGCCTgatataa
- the LOC121257976 gene encoding putative clathrin assembly protein At2g01600 isoform X1, which translates to MGTLQTWRKAYGAFKDTTTVGLAHVNSDYADLDVAIVKATNHVECPPKERHLRKILVATSAIRPRADVAYCIRALSRRLAKTRNWTVALKTLIVFHRLSREGDPILREELVNFSERGCILQLSNFKDDSSPIAWDCSAWVRTYALFLEERLECYRVLKYDIEAQRLPRPSQGQDKQGYSRTRDLDSEDLLEQLPALQQLLYRLLGCRPEGAAVGNYIIQYALALVLKESFKIYCAINDGIINLIDKFFEMPRHEAATAFDVYKRAGQQASSLSDFYTICKGLELARNFQFPVLREPPQSFLTTMEEYIREAPRVVTVPNEPLLQLTYRPEEDSFEETKISSDEPEPAASFNAAVPNVEITQTMTPQKNFETGDLLGLDYNTADTSTIEDRNALALAIVPSDPGTAPTFDSNVVQAKDFDATGWELALVTTPSSNISSVNERQLAGGLDTLILNSLYDEGAYRAAQQPVYGAPTPNPFEVQDPFALSSSIAPPPAVQMGTMAQHQANPFGPYQPTFQQQPPQHIVMASTNPFGDAAFGAFPVNSVAHPQTSNPFGTTGLI; encoded by the exons ATGGGGACGCTACAGACTTGGAGAAAAGCCTATGGCGCCTTCAAAGACACCACCACAGTCGGCCTCGCCCATGTCAACAGCGATTAcgcg GACTTGGATGTGGCCATAGTCAAAGCTACGAACCACGTGGAGTGCCCACCCAAAGAGAGACACCTCAGGA AGATTTTGGTTGCCACGTCCGCGATTCGACCCCGTGCCGACGTTGCTTACTGCATTCGTGCACTTTCCCGTCGATTGGCAAAGACGCGTAACTGGACG GTGGCATTGAAAACACTGATAGTCTTCCATAGACTATCAAGGGAGGGCGATCCTATTTTAAGGGAAGAACTTGTGAATTTTTCAGAGAGAGGGTGCATACTCCAGCTTTCTAATTTCAAGGACGATTCAAGTCCAATTG CTTGGGATTGCTCTGCCTGGGTACGCACTTATGCATTGTTTTTGGAGGAACGACTTGAATGTTATAGAGTTCTTAAGTATGATATCGAAGCTCAACGTCTACCAAGACCTTCCCAAGGGCAGGACAAG CAGGGCTACAGCAGAACTAGGGATTTGGACAGTGAAGATCTTTTGGAGCAATTACCAGCTTTACAGCAACTGCTGTATCGTCTTCTTGGTTGcagg CCAGAAGGAGCAGCTGTTGGTaattatattatacaatatgcTCTGGCTTTG GTACTGAAAGAGAGTTTTAAAATTTACTGTGCAATTAATGATGGGATCATCAATCTTATTGATAAG TTTTTTGAAATGCCACGACATGAAGCTGCCACAGCCTTTGATGTTTATAAACGAGCTGGCCAGCAG GCATCAAGCCTTTCTGACTTCTACACCATTTGCAAAGGATTGGAACTTGCTAGGAACTTCCAGTTTCCTGTTCTTAGAGAG CCTCCACAATCCTTTCTTACAACCATGGAAGAGTATATAAGAGAGGCACCCCGGGTGGTGACTGTTCCAAATGAGCCATTG CTTCAATTGACATACAGACCAGAAGAAGACTCTTTTGAAGAGACAAAAATATCCAGTGATGAACCTGAGCCAGCTGCTTCATTTAATGCTGCTGTACCTAATGTTGAGATTACCCAGACAATGACTCCTCAAAAAAACTTCGAAACTGGTGATCTACTG GGATTGGATTATAACACTGCTGATACATCCACAATCGAAGACAGAAATGCTTTGGCCCTAGCCATAGTTCCGTCAGATCCTG GCACTGCCCCAACATTTGACTCTAATGTTGTTCAAGCAAAAGATTTTGATGCTACTGGATGGGAACTTGCTCTGGTCACCACTCCAAGCAGCAACATTTCATCAGTTAATGAGAGGCAATTG GCTGGTGGATTGGACACCCTCATTCTAAACAGCTTGTATGATGAAGGAGCATATAGAGCTGCGCAACAGCCTGTTTATGGAGCACCAACCCCAAATCCATTCGAGGTACAAGATCCTTTTGCTCTGTCAAGTAGTATTGCTCCACCCCCTGCAGTTCAGATGGGAACGATGGCTCAACATCAGGCCAACCCCTTTGGTCCGTACCAACCTACCTTTCAGCAGCAGCCTCCACAGCACATAGTGATGGCCTCAACTAATCCTTTTGGTGATGCAGCATTTGGTGCATTTCCTGTGAATTCTGTTGCTCACCCACAAACTAGTAACCCATTTGGAACCACTGGCCTgatataa